In Populus nigra chromosome 10, ddPopNigr1.1, whole genome shotgun sequence, the following proteins share a genomic window:
- the LOC133705202 gene encoding protein PAL OF QUIRKY-like, with product MVGPSLHTTKLHLKAPSTATATATIKFLCSYGGKIIPRFPDGKLRYQGGETRVIGVDRSISFAELLLKLGELCGTSVSLRCQLPKEDLDALVSITSDEDLANLIEEYDRAGAATPTASLKIRAFLSLPKKVYSSSSKSSSSSSSSSSSPSSPSNSYGGATIASTSTTPRCYYHQMSKPVAFSSKKKTPPPPQYQYGYHAHGNPGHIYLVHNGNHWQ from the exons ATGGTCGGACCGTCACTTCACACCACCAAGCTCCACCTCAAAGCCCCCtccaccgccaccgccaccgccaccatCAAGTTCCTCTGCAGTTACGGTGGCAAGATCATCCCCCGTTTTCCCGATGGTAAACTCCGTTATCAAGGTGGCGAGACCCGTGTCATCGGCGTCGACCGTTCCATCTCCTTTGCTG AGTTATTGTTGAAGCTTGGAGAGTTGTGTGGCACATCAGTGAGTCTCCGTTGTCAGTTGCCAAAAGAAGATCTAGACGCTCTGGTATCGATCACCTCGGATGAGGATCTAGCAAATCTCATCGAGGAATACGATCGAGCAGGAGCAGCAACCCCGACTGCATCTTTAAAGATCAGGGCCTTCCTTTCGCTCCCGAAAAAAGTATATTCTTCCTCTTCCAAATCAtcctcatcctcctcctcctcctcctcctccccctccTCACCCTCTAATAGCTATGGTGGTGCCACCATTGCTTCAACTTCTACCACTCCAAGGTGCTACTATCATCAGATGTCGAAGCCAGTAGCgttttcttcaaagaagaaGACTCCTCCGCCTCCTCAGTATCAATATGGTTACCATGCTCATGGGAATCCTGGCCATATCTACCTTGTTCACAACGGGAATCATTGGCAATAA
- the LOC133704619 gene encoding ethylene-responsive transcription factor ESR2-like, with translation MEEALRRLDGIPSHTLETILHEPIIADLQKKSAPTNTASTTTNKRSLKESGGTGGNMRYRGVRRRPWGRYAAEIRDPQSKERRWLGTFDTAEEAACAYDYAALAMRGLKARTNFVYPDAHSALADPAHNLLPPFTFSKSSHQPPRHYTISSSNCSSLGYPHVGDFSAGGSPPHRSTSDSIAGTSLNMPFLRDFIHSPSGSSFHNHPQPFSDHSPCINGSSNSDPSNFSGGYLVNPSINTISSSFNISLADSTVTTLPHMEFHQNYSTPGDLKRPDAKAEELEFFPQEPSDSGLLQEIIQGFFPKHSSDKIASSESSRESIAAPTSEKVSVNQSLDGSRRGMKKYFVKNEHHDPYLGHQGIRSGQLIEGCYSGVSSHELPHYNEMSLINHQMGPDSILDDIFQYPDRMSAFAARFQNV, from the coding sequence ATGGAAGAAGCGCTTAGGAGGCTCGACGGAATACCGAGCCATACACTAGAAACCATCCTACACGAACCCATCATCGCGGATCTCCAGAAGAAATCTGCACCTACCAACACGGCTAGCACCACAACAAACAAAAGGTCACTGAAAGAAAGTGGTGGGACTGGTGGGAACATGAGGTACCGTGGCGTCCGCAGGAGGCCATGGGGTCGTTATGCAGCCGAGATAAGGGATCCTCAATCTAAGGAACGGCGTTGGCTTGGCACTTTTGACACTGCTGAGGAAGCTGCTTGTGCCTATGATTATGCAGCTCTAGCAATGCGTGGTCTCAAGGCTCGGACTAATTTCGTGTACCCAGATGCTCATTCTGCATTAGCTGACCCTGCCCATAACTTGCTCCCTCCGTTTACTTTCTCAAAATCATCTCATCAGCCCCCTCGCCACTATACTATATCCTCTTCAAATTGCTCCTCTCTTGGTTACCCTCATGTTGGTGACTTCTCTGCTGGTGGGTCTCCACCGCATAGGAGTACTAGTGACAGTATTGCTGGTACTTCTCTGAACATGCCTTTTCTCCGTGATTTCATTCACTCCCCTTCAGGTTCGTCGTTTCATAATCATCCCCAACCCTTTTCTGATCACTCTCCATGCATCAATGGGTCCTCCAATTCTGATCCTAGCAATTTCTCAGGTGGTTACTTGGTGAATCCTTCTATTAACACTATTTCTAGTTCATTTAATATCTCTTTAGCAGACTCAACTGTCACTACTCTACCGCACATGGAGTTTCATCAGAATTATAGTACTCCTGGAGACCTGAAAAGGCCCGACGCTAAAGCTGAAGAGTTGGAATTTTTTCCACAAGAACCATCCGATTCTGGTTTGTTGCAAGAGATTATTCAAGGGTTTTTCCCTAAACACTCCTCTGACAAGATTGCGTCTTCAGAAAGCTCTAGAGAGTCAATAGCTGCACCAACGTCTGAAAAAGTATCTGTTAATCAGTCACTGGATGGGTCGAGAAGGGGCATGAAgaagtactttgttaaaaatgaGCACCATGATCCTTATCTTGGTCATCAAGGAATAAGGTCGGGGCAGCTAATTGAGGGTTGTTACAGTGGGGTTAGTTCTCATGAACTTCCGCACTATAATGAGATGTCATTGATCAATCATCAGATGGGTCCGGACTCCATTTTAGATGACATTTTTCAGTACCCAGATCGTATGAGTGCCTTCGCTGCTAGGTTCCAGAATGTTTGA